The proteins below are encoded in one region of Methanofollis sp.:
- a CDS encoding 50S ribosomal protein L23: protein MVLRNPYVTEKAMMMLENENKIQVLVHNNASKDDIRRAIEKTFDQKVASVRTVMTMKGQKKAIIGFESEKAAEEILSRLGVM from the coding sequence ATGGTGCTCAGAAATCCGTATGTTACGGAAAAGGCGATGATGATGCTCGAGAATGAGAACAAGATCCAGGTTCTCGTGCACAACAACGCCTCCAAGGACGATATCAGGCGCGCCATAGAGAAGACCTTCGACCAGAAGGTCGCCTCTGTGCGGACCGTCATGACGATGAAGGGCCAGAAGAAGGCCATCATCGGATTTGAGAGTGAAAAGGCCGCCGAGGAGATCCTCAGCCGGCTCGGCGTCATGTAA
- a CDS encoding ribonuclease P protein component 1, translating into MITAQTLLWHELIGLAVSVVKAGNPAYVGISGPIMDETRNMLVILTPSGTKRVEKKGCVFLFTLPGGVRAEVDGSALVARPEKRISMRNKR; encoded by the coding sequence ATGATCACAGCGCAGACCCTCCTCTGGCACGAACTGATCGGGCTTGCAGTCTCTGTGGTGAAGGCCGGGAACCCCGCATATGTCGGGATCTCCGGCCCGATTATGGATGAGACTCGCAATATGCTGGTGATCCTCACCCCGTCGGGAACCAAAAGGGTGGAGAAGAAAGGCTGTGTCTTTCTCTTCACCCTCCCCGGGGGAGTTCGCGCCGAAGTGGACGGGTCTGCCCTCGTGGCACGACCTGAAAAACGGATCAGCATGCGCAACAAGAGATAG
- a CDS encoding 30S ribosomal protein S14, giving the protein MADEASKKKLGHGANKCQICGRKQGLVSRYNIMFCRQCFREWASKMGFKKMN; this is encoded by the coding sequence ATGGCAGACGAGGCAAGTAAGAAGAAATTAGGACACGGCGCAAACAAGTGCCAGATATGTGGCCGGAAGCAGGGCCTTGTCAGCAGGTACAACATCATGTTCTGCCGGCAGTGCTTCCGTGAGTGGGCGTCGAAGATGGGCTTTAAGAAGATGAACTGA
- a CDS encoding 50S ribosomal protein L6, translating to MVVERRVTIPDGVTATLAGTIFTVKGAKGELVRDLRYPGVTVVIMDGEVVISTESSRKRIIAMVGTHAAHVQNMFDGVINGYEYRMKVVYAHFPIQIKLKGDIVEVNNFLGEKQARYAKILPGVSVKVGNDELTLTGIDKDVVGSTAAMIERATKVRNRDSRVFQDGIYIVQKA from the coding sequence ATGGTTGTTGAGAGAAGAGTAACAATCCCGGACGGGGTTACGGCAACGCTTGCCGGGACTATCTTCACCGTGAAGGGTGCGAAGGGCGAGCTTGTGCGCGACCTCCGCTATCCGGGTGTCACCGTCGTCATCATGGACGGCGAGGTTGTCATCTCCACCGAATCGAGCCGGAAGCGGATCATTGCCATGGTCGGGACCCACGCTGCGCATGTCCAGAACATGTTCGACGGGGTCATCAACGGCTATGAGTACAGGATGAAAGTGGTCTACGCCCACTTCCCTATCCAGATCAAGCTCAAGGGCGATATCGTCGAGGTCAACAACTTCCTTGGCGAGAAGCAGGCGAGATATGCAAAGATCCTCCCGGGCGTGTCTGTCAAGGTCGGAAACGACGAACTGACCCTCACCGGGATCGACAAGGACGTCGTCGGATCGACTGCAGCGATGATCGAGCGGGCGACCAAGGTCCGCAACCGTGACTCGCGGGTCTTCCAGGACGGAATATACATTGTGCAGAAGGCGTGA
- a CDS encoding 30S ribosomal protein S17 codes for MARDIGLNVPVPEKECSDVNCPFHGTLPVHGQVITGKVVSDRMNGTVVVGREYLHYVRKYNRYEKRSSKYHAHLPPCLTLAVGDTVKIAECRPLSKTTNFVVVEVI; via the coding sequence ATGGCGAGAGATATTGGGTTAAACGTCCCTGTTCCTGAGAAGGAATGCAGCGACGTAAATTGTCCGTTTCACGGCACCCTGCCGGTGCACGGCCAGGTGATCACCGGCAAGGTCGTGAGCGACCGTATGAATGGGACGGTGGTCGTCGGACGTGAGTACCTCCACTATGTGCGGAAGTACAACCGTTACGAGAAGAGGTCCTCCAAGTACCACGCCCACCTGCCCCCGTGCCTCACCCTCGCGGTGGGCGATACGGTAAAGATCGCCGAGTGCAGGCCCCTTTCCAAGACAACCAACTTCGTCGTGGTCGAGGTGATCTAA
- a CDS encoding 50S ribosomal protein L5: MTNPMQELHIAKVVVHMGVGESGDRLVKGETILQEITGGKPVRSIAKMTQPAFGVRKGAPIGTKVTLRGKKAFDFVETAFAILEKKIAGRAFDKGGNFSFGIEEHTDFPGQSYDPQIGIYGMDVNVVLEKPGVRIARRRVASRKLPSGQRVSREEAMTFVQERYGMEVQ, translated from the coding sequence ATGACGAACCCGATGCAGGAACTTCACATCGCCAAGGTTGTCGTCCACATGGGCGTCGGCGAAAGTGGCGACCGGCTCGTCAAGGGCGAGACCATCCTCCAGGAGATCACCGGCGGAAAGCCGGTCCGCTCCATTGCGAAGATGACCCAGCCGGCTTTCGGAGTCAGGAAGGGCGCACCGATCGGCACGAAGGTGACCCTGAGAGGCAAGAAGGCTTTTGACTTCGTCGAGACCGCTTTCGCGATCCTCGAGAAGAAGATCGCGGGCCGCGCCTTCGACAAGGGGGGCAACTTCTCCTTTGGTATCGAAGAGCACACCGATTTCCCGGGCCAGTCCTATGACCCGCAGATCGGCATCTATGGCATGGACGTCAATGTCGTCCTTGAGAAGCCCGGTGTCCGGATCGCCCGCAGGCGCGTCGCATCGCGTAAGCTCCCCTCAGGCCAGCGTGTCTCCCGTGAAGAGGCGATGACCTTTGTGCAGGAGCGCTACGGAATGGAGGTGCAGTGA
- a CDS encoding 50S ribosomal protein L14 gives MKAKLSRIPRSVATGTKLVCADNTGARVVEIVSVDGYHGVRRRQPKLGIGDVATVSVKKGTPDMRRKLLKAVVIRQRKEMRRPSGLRVGFDDNAVVIVDERGEPKGTEIKGPVAREVAERFPKIGSTATIIV, from the coding sequence ATGAAGGCAAAGTTGTCCCGGATCCCGCGCTCGGTCGCAACCGGAACCAAACTCGTCTGTGCCGACAACACCGGTGCACGCGTCGTCGAGATCGTCTCGGTCGACGGCTACCACGGTGTTCGGAGGAGACAGCCGAAGCTCGGTATCGGCGATGTGGCGACTGTTTCGGTCAAGAAGGGCACGCCCGACATGCGGCGCAAACTTCTCAAGGCAGTCGTTATCAGGCAGAGAAAGGAGATGCGCCGGCCAAGCGGTCTGCGTGTCGGATTTGATGACAATGCCGTCGTGATCGTCGACGAACGCGGCGAACCGAAGGGCACCGAGATCAAGGGTCCGGTCGCCCGTGAGGTCGCCGAGCGTTTCCCGAAGATCGGCTCGACGGCAACGATCATCGTGTGA
- a CDS encoding Tfx family DNA-binding protein, with translation MKQGLLTDRQKEVLRYRKTGLTQQQVADIIQTSKANVCTIEKAAYENIERAKETLEFLYTLDSEHLCTIKSGTDLIEAANLIFQEAEKLGIKVKYNTLELINRIHDSNPSRFRARYVREDVEVYINREGDLFFG, from the coding sequence ATGAAACAGGGGCTCCTCACCGACAGACAGAAGGAAGTACTCCGGTACCGCAAGACCGGCCTCACCCAGCAACAGGTTGCCGACATCATCCAGACCTCGAAGGCAAACGTCTGCACCATTGAAAAAGCGGCGTACGAAAATATCGAAAGGGCAAAAGAGACGCTTGAGTTTCTCTATACCCTCGACTCCGAACACCTCTGCACCATCAAATCCGGCACCGACCTCATCGAAGCGGCCAACCTCATCTTCCAGGAGGCGGAAAAACTCGGGATCAAGGTGAAGTACAACACCCTCGAACTGATCAACAGGATCCACGACTCCAACCCGAGCCGTTTCAGGGCCAGGTACGTCCGCGAGGACGTCGAGGTCTACATCAATAGAGAGGGCGACCTCTTCTTCGGCTGA
- a CDS encoding 30S ribosomal protein S19, translating to MAKKTQKRLPRRREEFTYRGYTIEQLQQMGASELVPLMPARARRKFNRGLARDHEGLLAKVRAGDEGIRTHLRDMIIMPEMIGKTIEIHNGKEFVAVELQPESVFHYLGEFSLTRRRVSHGTAGIGATRSSKYVPLK from the coding sequence ATGGCAAAGAAAACGCAGAAGCGGCTGCCAAGACGGCGTGAGGAATTCACCTACCGGGGCTACACGATCGAGCAGCTCCAGCAGATGGGAGCAAGCGAGCTTGTCCCCCTCATGCCGGCCAGGGCACGCCGGAAGTTCAACCGCGGGCTTGCACGGGACCATGAGGGCCTCCTTGCGAAGGTGCGGGCAGGCGACGAGGGTATCCGCACTCACCTGCGCGACATGATCATCATGCCCGAGATGATCGGAAAGACGATTGAGATCCACAACGGCAAGGAATTTGTCGCCGTCGAACTCCAGCCGGAGTCGGTATTCCACTACCTCGGTGAGTTTTCGCTCACCAGAAGGAGAGTATCCCACGGCACGGCCGGTATCGGTGCGACCAGGTCCTCCAAGTACGTACCCCTGAAGTGA
- a CDS encoding 50S ribosomal protein L3, whose product MPNVHRPRRGSLAYSPRKRAKSQVPKYQAWPRHDGEPMLQGIAGYKVGMTHVIMVDDHKSSPTEGREIMVPVTIVEVPKVKVAAVRAYATDSYGRHPLTEAWAEELDPSLAKRITMPKEHDREAVLKAIQDDVAAGKVTEIFALVYTQPAAVTSIPKKAPELMEARIDGGSMAERLALATSLLGKEVDPLTLVSEGQYVDVTAVTKGKGTEGPVKRWGIMVRKRKHSRGGKKRHIGNLGPWHPHHVRWQVPQMGQMGYQQRTEFNKRIIKVGTDGSEVVPEGGFLHYGLVKNPYVMIKGSIPGPVKRLVRIRPAIRQGEHTVRAPSVNYVSLESKQG is encoded by the coding sequence ATGCCGAACGTACACAGACCACGCAGGGGTTCACTTGCCTACAGCCCGCGCAAGCGGGCAAAGAGCCAGGTACCGAAGTACCAGGCCTGGCCCAGGCACGATGGCGAGCCCATGCTGCAGGGTATTGCAGGGTATAAAGTAGGTATGACGCACGTCATCATGGTGGATGACCACAAGAGCAGCCCGACTGAGGGACGGGAGATCATGGTCCCCGTCACCATCGTCGAGGTGCCGAAGGTGAAGGTCGCCGCCGTGCGCGCATACGCCACTGACAGTTATGGCCGGCACCCGCTGACCGAGGCCTGGGCCGAGGAGCTCGACCCCTCCCTTGCAAAGCGGATCACCATGCCGAAGGAACACGACCGTGAGGCCGTACTCAAGGCGATCCAGGACGACGTCGCTGCAGGCAAGGTCACCGAGATCTTCGCCCTCGTGTACACGCAGCCCGCCGCTGTCACCAGTATCCCCAAGAAGGCTCCCGAACTGATGGAGGCCAGGATCGACGGCGGCTCCATGGCAGAGCGCCTCGCCCTCGCCACATCACTCCTCGGCAAAGAAGTCGACCCCCTGACCCTCGTCAGCGAAGGGCAGTATGTTGATGTCACCGCCGTTACCAAGGGTAAGGGCACCGAGGGCCCGGTCAAGCGCTGGGGCATCATGGTCCGGAAGAGAAAGCACTCCCGCGGCGGCAAGAAGCGCCACATCGGCAACCTCGGCCCCTGGCACCCGCACCACGTCAGGTGGCAGGTCCCGCAGATGGGCCAGATGGGCTACCAGCAGAGGACCGAATTCAACAAGCGGATCATCAAAGTCGGCACCGACGGTTCCGAAGTCGTGCCGGAAGGTGGTTTCCTCCACTACGGTCTTGTCAAGAACCCGTATGTCATGATCAAGGGTTCGATCCCGGGTCCGGTCAAGCGTCTCGTGCGCATCCGCCCGGCGATCCGGCAGGGCGAACACACTGTCAGGGCACCGTCTGTGAACTATGTCAGCCTTGAGAGCAAGCAGGGGTGA
- a CDS encoding 50S ribosomal protein L22 encodes MARIGYSMQIEGENLARSKANEVSVSPKHSIEIAHFIRGMKADAALEYLEAVVAKKKAIPFKRFNMDVAHKKGLVGWDAGRYPVKASGEFITLIKAAQKNGEYAGLDARKLVIIHAMANRGRSTRGVFPRAMGRATPKMRESVNIELILREVE; translated from the coding sequence ATGGCACGAATCGGATATTCAATGCAGATTGAGGGTGAAAACCTCGCCCGCTCCAAGGCGAACGAGGTTTCCGTCTCTCCGAAGCACTCCATTGAGATTGCCCACTTTATCAGGGGCATGAAGGCGGATGCGGCCCTCGAGTACCTCGAGGCCGTCGTCGCGAAGAAGAAGGCGATCCCGTTCAAGCGCTTCAACATGGACGTGGCGCACAAGAAGGGTCTTGTCGGCTGGGATGCCGGCCGGTACCCGGTCAAGGCCTCCGGCGAGTTCATCACCCTGATCAAGGCGGCACAGAAGAACGGCGAGTATGCCGGGCTTGACGCCAGGAAACTCGTCATCATCCATGCCATGGCCAACCGCGGCCGCAGCACGCGTGGTGTCTTCCCCCGTGCAATGGGCAGGGCAACGCCGAAGATGCGCGAGAGCGTCAACATCGAACTGATCCTCAGGGAGGTGGAGTAA
- a CDS encoding 30S ribosomal protein S4e, with protein MSYHLKRLTAPTSWQIAKKEETFITKTCPGPHRSGALPVAVWLRDKMGLAGNMKEVKRILGQRQIIVNGKAVTNPKIGLGIFDIISIPKMDKHYRILMNKAGRLVSIEIDAEAAKTRLCKIADKTTVKGGKVQLNLLYGANVLADNTYKPKDSIVLALEGEERFTIVDHYPFAVGNMAMVIGGQHSGRIGKITEIRVSPGSTPNRIALEDENAVAFETIEENVFMIGREASAVAEWGIEA; from the coding sequence ATGTCATATCACCTGAAGAGACTGACAGCGCCGACGTCCTGGCAGATCGCAAAGAAAGAGGAGACGTTCATCACCAAGACCTGTCCGGGCCCGCACCGTTCCGGTGCTCTCCCGGTCGCCGTCTGGCTCCGTGACAAGATGGGGCTTGCCGGCAACATGAAGGAGGTCAAGCGGATCCTCGGCCAGCGCCAGATCATCGTCAATGGCAAGGCAGTCACCAACCCGAAGATCGGCCTCGGGATCTTTGATATCATCTCCATCCCGAAGATGGACAAGCACTACCGGATCCTGATGAACAAGGCCGGCCGCCTGGTCTCGATTGAGATCGACGCCGAAGCCGCAAAGACCCGGCTCTGCAAGATCGCGGACAAGACCACCGTCAAGGGTGGAAAGGTCCAGCTGAACCTCCTGTACGGTGCAAATGTCCTTGCCGACAACACCTACAAGCCGAAGGACTCGATCGTCCTCGCCCTCGAGGGCGAAGAGCGCTTCACGATCGTCGACCACTACCCCTTCGCCGTCGGCAACATGGCGATGGTCATCGGCGGTCAGCACTCCGGCAGGATCGGCAAGATCACCGAGATCCGGGTCTCCCCGGGCAGCACGCCGAATCGCATCGCCCTTGAGGACGAGAATGCGGTCGCGTTCGAGACGATCGAAGAGAACGTCTTCATGATCGGTCGCGAGGCCTCTGCAGTTGCTGAATGGGGGATTGAGGCCTGA
- a CDS encoding 30S ribosomal protein S3, whose amino-acid sequence MAIERKFVSEGVTRARIEQFLSRELKRAGYGGMDIVRTPLGTQITIFAEKPGIVIGKGGKLVRQLTQDLATNFNIESPQVEVQQVANPSLNAQIMAERLATALERGWYFRKAGQSTIRRIMDSGALGCEVILAGKLTGARSRVQKFIQGYIKHCGEPSETIVEKGYAIAIKKLGIIGVRVMIVPGDAKLPDSFEVLEPKVVPKAAAEEVEALADLGDDVDAELAEFSEAPEAEFKEEQ is encoded by the coding sequence ATGGCAATTGAGCGGAAATTCGTCAGTGAAGGTGTCACCCGGGCCCGTATCGAGCAGTTCCTCTCCCGTGAACTGAAGCGCGCCGGCTACGGTGGCATGGACATCGTCCGTACCCCTCTCGGCACGCAGATCACCATCTTCGCCGAGAAGCCGGGTATCGTCATCGGCAAGGGCGGCAAGCTGGTTCGCCAGCTCACCCAGGACCTTGCCACCAACTTCAACATCGAGTCCCCGCAGGTCGAAGTCCAGCAGGTGGCAAACCCGAGCCTGAACGCTCAGATCATGGCCGAACGCCTTGCCACCGCCCTTGAGCGCGGCTGGTACTTCAGGAAGGCCGGGCAGAGCACCATCCGCCGGATCATGGATTCCGGTGCACTTGGCTGCGAGGTCATCCTCGCCGGCAAGCTGACCGGTGCCCGTTCCCGTGTCCAGAAGTTTATCCAGGGCTACATCAAGCACTGCGGTGAACCCTCAGAAACGATCGTCGAGAAGGGCTACGCCATTGCGATCAAGAAACTCGGCATCATCGGTGTCCGGGTCATGATCGTTCCGGGCGACGCCAAGCTCCCCGACAGTTTCGAAGTCCTCGAGCCGAAGGTCGTTCCGAAGGCCGCGGCAGAAGAGGTCGAAGCACTCGCCGATCTCGGCGACGACGTCGATGCAGAACTTGCTGAGTTCTCCGAGGCTCCTGAAGCCGAATTTAAGGAGGAACAGTAA
- a CDS encoding 50S ribosomal protein L2 — translation MGHRIIQQNRGRGGPTYRAPSHKYKAELKHACKCTENVNGRILDIEHDPARHAPIALVELAEGKKMYMLVTEGMGIGDEVAWGAEAKIQNGNTLSLRDIPIGAFVCNIEARPSDGGKFVRASGVQAMLAAKSSGRVAVQMPSGKQKWFNELCMATIGIVAGGGRGEKPFVKAGNKYHKMKSQAQKWPRSSGLKMNVIDHPFGGGGHQHCGRPKTVARGTSPGRKVGSIAARRTGRTKK, via the coding sequence ATGGGACATAGAATTATCCAGCAGAACCGCGGTCGCGGAGGCCCAACCTACCGGGCGCCGTCTCACAAGTACAAGGCTGAGCTGAAGCACGCCTGCAAGTGCACCGAGAACGTGAACGGACGGATCCTCGACATCGAGCACGACCCGGCACGTCACGCCCCGATCGCCCTCGTCGAACTCGCTGAAGGGAAGAAGATGTACATGCTCGTTACCGAGGGCATGGGTATCGGCGATGAGGTTGCATGGGGTGCCGAAGCCAAGATCCAGAATGGCAACACCCTCTCCCTGAGAGACATCCCGATCGGTGCCTTCGTCTGTAATATCGAAGCCCGGCCAAGCGACGGCGGCAAGTTCGTCCGTGCGAGCGGTGTTCAGGCAATGCTCGCGGCAAAGTCCAGCGGCAGGGTTGCCGTGCAGATGCCGAGCGGCAAGCAGAAGTGGTTCAACGAACTGTGCATGGCCACTATCGGCATCGTTGCCGGTGGCGGTCGCGGCGAGAAGCCCTTCGTCAAGGCCGGGAACAAATATCACAAGATGAAGTCGCAGGCCCAGAAGTGGCCCAGGTCATCCGGTCTGAAGATGAACGTCATCGACCACCCGTTCGGTGGCGGTGGTCACCAGCACTGTGGCAGACCAAAGACGGTCGCTCGCGGCACATCTCCGGGACGCAAGGTCGGAAGTATCGCTGCCCGCAGGACTGGCAGGACAAAGAAGTGA
- the rpmC gene encoding 50S ribosomal protein L29, producing the protein MAIFRAHEVHQLSDVELAEQLSKLQLDLMQGRGKVSAGGAPENPGHIREVRRTIARIQTEQNARRAGKQA; encoded by the coding sequence ATGGCGATCTTCCGGGCACATGAGGTCCACCAGCTCTCCGACGTGGAGCTGGCCGAGCAGCTCTCGAAGCTGCAGCTCGATCTGATGCAGGGCCGCGGCAAGGTCAGTGCGGGCGGCGCCCCGGAAAATCCGGGGCACATCCGCGAGGTGCGGCGGACCATCGCTCGCATCCAGACCGAGCAGAACGCACGGAGGGCCGGTAAACAGGCATGA
- a CDS encoding 30S ribosomal protein S8, with protein sequence MARLNSIADTMSAIKNASDGGKSSVIVEPASKLVGAMLGIMQESGYIGEFEYVEDGRGGQFRIGLVGRINKCGAVTPRFSTALEEMEKWENRYLPAKGFGILIMSTSSGVMSHEQARRAGIGGELLGFVY encoded by the coding sequence ATGGCACGATTGAATTCGATAGCAGATACGATGAGCGCCATCAAGAACGCCAGCGACGGCGGCAAGTCCTCAGTCATCGTCGAGCCCGCAAGCAAACTTGTCGGCGCCATGCTCGGGATCATGCAGGAATCCGGCTACATCGGCGAGTTTGAGTACGTCGAGGACGGCCGCGGCGGCCAGTTCAGGATCGGACTGGTCGGCAGGATCAACAAGTGTGGTGCGGTCACCCCCCGCTTCTCCACGGCCCTTGAGGAAATGGAAAAGTGGGAAAACCGGTATCTCCCGGCAAAGGGCTTTGGCATCCTGATCATGTCGACCTCCAGCGGCGTCATGTCACACGAGCAGGCCCGTCGCGCCGGTATCGGCGGTGAACTTCTGGGGTTCGTGTACTGA
- the rpl4p gene encoding 50S ribosomal protein L4, whose product MKANVRSIDGSVVREIELPSVFDEYYRPDLIKRAVLSIQSKRFQPHGTDPLAGIRSSAVGWGSGRGVSHVPRLKNGSRAAKVPQAKGGREAHPPVVAKILVLKINKQEKWMALRSAIAATAISDLVEMRGHLFDGEAPFVVDESFEAIEKTADVIKALSVLGVYADVERAKDSKKVRAGRGKTRGRRYKSRKSVLIVTGDEPLRAAQNLAGVDAVSIYDLDVEMLAPGTHAGRLTIWSESALKRMED is encoded by the coding sequence ATGAAAGCAAATGTCAGATCAATCGACGGATCCGTCGTCCGTGAAATCGAACTCCCGTCCGTCTTCGACGAATATTACCGGCCCGACCTCATCAAGAGGGCCGTGCTCTCTATCCAGAGCAAGCGGTTCCAGCCCCATGGCACCGACCCGCTTGCCGGCATCAGGAGTTCCGCGGTCGGCTGGGGATCAGGGCGCGGCGTATCGCATGTGCCCCGTCTCAAGAACGGCTCGAGAGCAGCAAAGGTTCCGCAGGCCAAGGGTGGCCGTGAAGCACACCCGCCAGTCGTCGCGAAGATCCTCGTGCTGAAGATCAACAAGCAGGAGAAGTGGATGGCCCTGCGGTCGGCAATCGCCGCAACCGCGATCTCCGACCTCGTCGAGATGCGTGGCCACCTCTTTGACGGTGAAGCCCCGTTCGTCGTGGACGAGAGTTTCGAGGCAATCGAAAAGACTGCCGACGTCATCAAGGCCCTCTCCGTACTCGGGGTCTATGCCGATGTCGAGCGTGCAAAGGACAGCAAGAAGGTCCGTGCAGGCCGCGGCAAGACGCGTGGCCGCCGGTACAAGAGTCGCAAGAGTGTCCTGATCGTCACCGGTGACGAACCCCTGCGTGCAGCGCAGAACCTTGCCGGTGTCGACGCCGTCAGCATCTACGACCTCGACGTCGAAATGCTCGCGCCGGGCACCCATGCCGGTCGCCTGACCATCTGGTCCGAAAGCGCCCTCAAGAGGATGGAGGACTAA
- the rplX gene encoding 50S ribosomal protein L24, which yields MVRIASKQPRKQRKARYNAPSHQMSMFLSAPLAKELREVYKKRTVRVVTGDTVKVLRGDHAGTEGVVDSVHAKTGTLQVHGVTVTKTDGTEVPRPVNASNVMVTKLNTKDPRRVAKLEERK from the coding sequence ATGGTACGGATTGCAAGTAAGCAGCCCAGAAAGCAGCGCAAAGCGCGCTACAACGCACCCTCACACCAGATGAGCATGTTCCTCTCGGCACCCCTTGCCAAGGAACTGCGTGAGGTGTACAAGAAGCGCACCGTCCGCGTCGTCACCGGCGACACGGTGAAGGTGCTCCGCGGCGACCACGCGGGGACCGAAGGTGTCGTTGACAGCGTGCACGCGAAGACTGGAACCCTCCAGGTCCATGGCGTGACGGTCACCAAGACCGATGGGACCGAAGTCCCGCGGCCGGTGAACGCCTCGAATGTCATGGTGACAAAGCTGAACACCAAAGACCCGCGCCGGGTGGCGAAGCTGGAGGAGAGGAAGTAA